Proteins encoded together in one Rubripirellula reticaptiva window:
- a CDS encoding NADH:ubiquinone reductase (Na(+)-transporting) subunit D — protein MAKKPMDVLVDPLVDNNPIALQILGICSALAVTSKMETSIVMALAVIAVTACSNFCVSAIRHFIPSSIRIIVQMTVIASLVIVVDQLLKAYFYDISKQLSVFVGLIITNCIVMGRAEGFAMKNNPGISFLDGIGNGIGYGAVLLVVAFFRELFGSGSLFGVEIFALDRNGGWYNPNNLMLLPPSAFFIIGFMIWAIRAWKPEQIEEA, from the coding sequence ATGGCTAAAAAACCTATGGATGTGCTTGTCGACCCATTGGTCGACAACAACCCCATCGCCCTGCAGATTCTTGGGATCTGTTCGGCCCTGGCCGTCACCAGCAAGATGGAAACATCAATCGTCATGGCATTGGCTGTGATTGCGGTGACCGCTTGCAGTAACTTCTGCGTCAGTGCGATCCGTCACTTCATCCCCAGCAGCATTCGGATCATCGTACAGATGACCGTCATTGCTTCACTGGTGATTGTGGTCGACCAACTATTGAAAGCCTATTTCTATGACATCAGCAAGCAATTGTCGGTGTTCGTTGGTTTGATCATCACGAACTGTATCGTGATGGGTCGCGCCGAAGGCTTTGCGATGAAAAACAATCCAGGGATCAGTTTCTTGGACGGGATCGGTAACGGAATCGGCTACGGCGCGGTTTTGTTGGTCGTCGCGTTTTTCCGCGAACTGTTTGGCAGTGGGTCGCTGTTCGGCGTTGAAATTTTCGCGCTCGATCGCAACGGCGGTTGGTACAACCCCAACAACTTGATGCTGCTGCCGCCCAGCGCATTTTTCATCATCGGATTCATGATCTGGGCGATCCGAGCCTGGAAGCCTGAACAAATCGAAGAGGCGTAA